From the genome of Streptomyces sp. NBC_00523:
CGGGCGCGGTGCCCGGACCCGTCTCGGCCGAGGCGTACCGGATCGTGCAGGAGGGCCTGAGCAACGCACTGCGGCACGGCGTCCCCGGCTCGCCGGTCCGGCTGCGCGTGGGCGTCGGCCCCCGCGAGCTGACGCTCGTCCTGGACAGCGCGCTCCCGCCCCGGCCCCCGGTCGCCCGCCCCGGCGGCGGACGCGGCCTGACCGGCGTCAAGGAGCGCGCCCTGCTGCTCGGCGGCGCCACCGAGGCCGGGCCGCGCGACGACGGCGTGTGGCGGCTGGCCGCCCGCCTGCCCCTGCACGCCCCCGCGAAGGAGCCCCGATGAGCAGGCCGGTCCGGATCGTCCTCGCCGACGACGAACGCATGGTGCGCACCGCGCTGCGGGCCATCCTGGACGCCGAGGACGGCCTGGAGGTCGTCGGCGAGGCGGCCACCGGCGCCGAGGCGGTCTCCGTGGTGCGGGCGCTGCGGCCCGACGTGGTGCTGATGGATGTGCGGATGCCCGAGACGGACGGCATCCGGGCCACCGAGCAGATCCTCGCCACGCTGGACCCGGCCCCGCGCGTCCTGGTCGTCACCACCTTCGAGCACGACGCCTACGTGTACGAGGCGCTGCGCGCCGGGGCGGCGGGTTTCCTGCTGAAGCGGGCGGCGGCCGAGGAGCTGGTGCAGGCGGTCCGGCTGGTGGCGTGCGGCGACTCGCTGCTCTTCCCGTCCGCCGTGCGGCAGCTCGCCGCCGCGTACGGGACGCCCGCACCGGCCCCCGCCCCGCCGTGGGCCGCGCGGCTCACCGAGCGGGAGGCCCAGGTGCTGCGGCTGATCGCGGCGGGGCTGACGAACGCGGAGATCGCGGACCGGCTGGCGGTGGGCGCGGCGACGGCCAAGACGCATGTGGCGGCGGTCCTCGCGAAGACCGGGGCCCGGGACCGTACCCAGGCGGTCATCACGGCGTACGAGTCGGGGTTCATCACGCCGGGCTGAGCCCGTACGGCCGTGCACGCCGTGGTCACCGTATGAGGAATCGGTGAGAAGTGGCACAACCGGGAACGACCCGCCCGGTCCCACTCGTCCACCGAGCGGGATGAACAAGACGATAAGGCGCGCCTCGGTCTTCTGTCTGCTGCTGGTCCTCGCCCTCCTCGGGCGGGCGACCTGGGTGCAGTCGTACCAGGCCAAGGCGCTCGCAGACGACGACCACAACCGGCGGAAGATCATCGCGCAGTACGCGCAGCCGCTGGGCGACATCATCGTGGCCGGTTCGCCGGTCACGGGCTCGAAACGGACGGAGGGCAGCGATCTCGCGTACAAGCGCACCTACAAGCAGGGCGGCCTCTACTCGTCCGTGACCGGCTACAGCTCGCAGGCGTACGGCTCGACGCAGCTCGAAGGGATCTACAGCCATGTGCTGGACGGCACCGACGACCGGCTGAAGAGCCCGCTGGGCGCGCTGACGGGGAAGCGGTCCGCACCCGGTGACGTGGTCACGACGATCGACCCGGACGTGCAGAAGGCGGCGAGCGACGCGCTCGGCGACGACAAGGGCGCGGCCGTGGCGATCGACCCGAGGAGCGGGCAGATCCTGGGCATGGTGTCCTCCCCGTCGTACGACCCGTCGGACATCAGCGGCACGAACGACGGCGACACCTGGTCGAAGCTGCTCGCCGACAAGGACAAGCCGCTGGTCAACCGGGCGCTGCGGCAGCCGCTCGCGCCCGGCTCGACGTTCAAGCTGGTCGTGGCGGCGGCGGCGCTGGAGAACGGGCTGTACGACTCGGTGGACGTGCCGACGAAGAGCCCCGTCCCGTACACCCTGCCGGGCACCAGCACCCCGCTGCGGAACGAGAGCGCGTCCGCCCCCTGCGAGGACGCCTCGCTGCGGGTCGCCCTCCAGTACTCGTGCAACAACGTCTTCGGCAAGGTCGCCGCCGACCTGGGCCAGGACAAGGTGCGGGCGATGGCGGAGAAGTTCGGCTTCAACGAGGAGAAGCTGGACGTGCCGGTCCGGGCGTCCAAGAGCGTGTATCCGGAGGACATGGACAAGCCGCAGACGGCGCTGTCGGGCATCGGCCAGTTCGAGGTGACCGCGACCCCGCTCCAGATGGCGATGGTCTCCGCCGCCCTGGCCAACGGCGGTGAGCTGGCCGCCCCGCACATGGTGTCGAAGGTGACCGACGGGGACGGCGGCACGCTGGAGGACTTCGCGGACGGCGACACGGAGCGGATCGTCTCCGAGGACACCGCGAAACAGCTGCGCAGCGCCATGGTGACCGTGGTGGAGAAGGGCACCGGCACCAACGCCCGGATCGCCGGGGCCGAGGTCGGCGGCAAGACGGGCACCGCCGAGAACGGCGTGGACAACAGCAACACCCCGTACGCCTGGTTCACCTCGTACGCGAAGTCCGGCGGCCAGGAGGTCGCGGTGGCCGTGATCGTGGAGGACTCCGGTTCGACCGCGTCGGAGGTCAGCGGCAACGGGCTGGCGGCGCCGGTCGCCAAGAAAATGATGGAGGCGGCGTTGCGGCGGTAGTCCCCTCCTGCTGTCGAAGCGCTTGCGGTACGCTCACGCCCCGGCGGGGGCGTATCCGGACGGGCCGGGCGTGCGAGCGCAGGGGGACGGGGTTGCCGTGGGCACAGCAGTCGATGATGCCGCCGCCGAGTTCCATGCGTTCTTCGAGGCCCATTACGCGGAACTGGCCCGCCTCGCCCATCTGCTGACCGGCGAGGCGGATGCCGCCGACGATCTCGCGGCGGACGCCCTGCTCGCGCTCTGGCACCGCTGGGACCGGGTCCGCGAGGCCGGGCACCCGGTGGCGTACGCGCGGGGCGTCGTCGCCAACCTGGCCAGGACGCGCATCCGCAGCGCGGTCCGCGAGCGCCGCCGGATCGCGCTGTTCTGGGCGCCGCGCGGCGGCGGGGACGACGGGGCGGCCGAGGGGCCCGATGTGCCGGCGGTGGTGGACGTGCGGGAGGCGCTGCGCAGGCTGCCGTTCCGCAAGCGGGCCTGTGTGGTGCTGCGGCACGCCTTCGACCTCTCCGAGCGGGACACCTCGCTGGTGCTGGGGATCTCGGTGGGTACGGTGAAGAGCCAGACCTCGCGCGCCGTGGCGGAACTCCAACGGCTGCTGGGACCCGAGACGCCCGCCGCGCGGGTCCGGGTGGCCGTCGCGGCGCAGCGCAGCGGAGGAGAGCGTTGAACGACGAGGAGCTGTCCGGGCGGCTGCGGGAGGCCGCCGAGGCCCACCGCCCCGACCGGGCCCGGATGCTGGCCCGGATCGAGCGCGGGATGGCGGGCGACGGTCCGTCACCCCGGTCCGTGCGCCCGCCGCGCGCGGTCCGCCCGTGGCTGCGGGTGGCCGGGGCGACGGCGGCGGTCTGCGGGGTGCTGGCGGCCGGAGCGTTCGCGGTCACCTCGGCGGACGACGACGCCCGGGCGCGCGGCGGGCAGGTGGCCTCGGCGCCGTCCGCCGCCGCGAAGGCCCCGGACTCCCCCGCCGGGCTGCCGCCGGAGGACGGTCCGCTGTGGACCGGCGGCGTGGTGGACCCGAACAGCAACCCGTACTGGGCGCAGAGCAACGTCACCCTGCGGACCACCGAGCCGCTGTCCGCGCTCACCGTGGAGCTGCGGGTCGCCGAGACCGGCGGGGTGAACAGCACCGGCTCCTGGCGCTCCCTGCCCGAGCCGGACTTCACCGTCTCGGTGGACGAGAGCGGCGGCTATCTGGTCTACCGGTGGACGCTGCGTCCCGGCCGGACCGTCCCGGTCGGGACGCACACCTTCGCCGGGCAGTACAACCACGCGGAGGGCGACCGGGACGCCACCGGCGACTACGTGACCGCCCACGCGGTCCGCGCCTCGGGCGGGAAGGCGGCAGTGGGCGACCGCTTCGGGCGGGCGCAGTGACCTCTACGGCCTCCAGTCGCCGAACCACGCGGCCGGGGTGTGCTCCCGCGCCTCGGACGCCGTGAGCTGCGGGCGGTTGGCCGGGACGGTGACGCGCGCGCCCGGGCCCGTGTTGCGGTACTCCGCGAACCGCTGCTCCTGCCACGGGAAGCCGGCCGACATGGTGCCGTACGGCTCGTCCGTGTCGATGCCCGCGCCGAGGTGGCTCTCGCGCACCGTCAGCATGGGGTGCGCGGTGAGGTCCGAGGACGGCACCCAGGGGCGGGCCAGCTTGAAGTACCCGTCGGGGGCGGTGCTGGTGACCCGGGAGCGCAGGACCAGGAAGCCGTGCGGATCGGCCCCGGCGGTGCTCGGCGCGAAGACGAAGCCGTGGGGCGGTCCGGGCAGGTCGGTGCGGGCCAGGGTGCGGAAGTGGCAGCGGTCCAGGACCGCGGAGGCCCGCCCGAAGACGAAGTCGACGTCCCCTTCCACGTAGCAGTCGCGGTAGTACTGCCGGGCGAAGTCGGTGAGCGACGCCGAGTCCGCGTACAGCGTGTCCTGGTGGCCGAGGAAGCGGCAGCCGTAAAACGCCGAGCGGTCGCCGGTCACCTTGAGGGCGACGGCCTGGGTGCCGGTGTAGTCCGGGTGGTCGGCGCGCAGCCAGTCGTTGGCGAAGGTGAGGTCGCGGGCGGTGAGTCCGGCGGGCCGGGCGGTGACCGTGGCGGACCCGCTGGTGCCGTAGGTGCCCGAACTGTCGGGGCGCGGGGTGCCGTTGGCGTTGTCGTACACGATCACCGTGTCGCGCGGGTCGCCGCTCGCGCCGATGAGGGTGAGGCCGGTCCGGTCGGCGGGGATGTCGACGGTCTCCCGGTAGGTGCCGGGGGCGATGACCAGGGTGCGCCCGGTACCGGTGGCGGCGTCCACGGCGGCCTGGACGGTGGTGTGGTCGCCGCGGCCGCGCGCGTCGACGTACAGGGTGGCGCGGTCGGGGCGGCGGGCGGGCGAGCCGTGGCGGCCGAAGGGGCGGCCGTGCGCGACGGCGGGCGGGGCGGTGCCGAGCGCGAGGGCGGAGGAGGCGAAGAGGGCCAGGGCGGTGCGTCGGGTGGGCATGGGTGCTCCTTTGCGGGGGCGGCCTCCGCCGGCGCCGCGCGGGCGCCGGCGGAGGAAGGGGCGGCTGGTCAGGCGCCGGGCAGCCGGCCCGCGCCCGCGCCGAGGCCCACGACGAGCGGCACGAGCAGCGGGTGGTCGACCCGGTTGCGCAGGGTCGGGGTCCAGCCGGCGCCCGTGGTCAGCTGCTCCTCGGGGACGCCCGCGTTGTGGACGGCGATCAGGTCCGTGCGGCGGCCGTTGACCCAGTTGTCGGCGGCCGTGAGCGAGGACTCGGACCACTTCTTGAGGATCTTCGCCCGGTCGAACTCACCGCTCAGCGTGAACGCGTTGTGCTCGGCGACCAGGTGCGACTCCGCGCCGATCCCGTACGAGTAGCCGTAAACGCTGCCCTTCGTGGCGACGAAGTGGTTGTTGTACGAGTCGACCTGACCGAAGCGGACGCGGGGCGCGCGCTCGTTGACGTCCTTGAACAGGTTGTGGTGCAGGGTGACGCGGAGCTTGCCCCGGTCGGTGGCCCCGGCGCCGTCGCTGTTGCCGAGGAGCATGGTCTTGTCGTGGTCCTTGAGGACGTTCCAGGAGGCGGTGACCAGGTCGGCGCCCTTGACGATGTCGAAGAGCCCGTCGTGCTGCTGGTACAGCTCGTTGAAGTAGCGGGGCTGGTCGGCGTCGGGGCGGTCGCCGTCGCTGAAGGTGTTGTGGTCGACCCAGACGTGGTCGGAGCCGTAGACGACGAGGTTGTCGTACTCGGAGTTCCAGTGGCCGGTGTCGCCGTCGGTCGGGTCCCACTGCGGGAAGCAGTCGTAGGTGTCCTCGAAGCTGATGTTGCGGACGATGACGTTGGAGACGTTCTGGATCTGGATCGAGGCGCCGATGACCGTGGCGTCCCGGCCGGTGCCGATCAGCGTGGTGTTGGACGGCACATAGACGTTGACGGCGGCCTTCTGGAGCTTGGCGGAGGCGAGCCGGGCGTCCTCCATCGGCCCGGACGGAACCTCCTCGCGGCCCCAGGTGCCGGGGTCGTAGGCGGCGAGGTACTTGTCCAGGGTGTAGCCGTCGGTCTGGTACGCCTCGCAGTCGATCGGGTTGCCCTCGGCGTCGGCGTTGCCGTGGACGGTCCCGGCGATCCGGACGATCTTCGGCGCGTCGCCCGCGTCCTCGAAGGCGGCGATGAGTTCGGAGCGGTTGTGCACCGTGTAGACGTGGTCGGGCGTCGCGGCGGCGCCGCCGGTGGTGGAGCCCTCGGCGGAGGCCCAGCCGTCGCCCTTGGCCAGGACGGCGCGCTCGGCCCCCTTGGCGCCGCGGGGCTGCGGGGACGCCTGCGCGGGGATGCTCAGGGCGAGGGCCAGCGAGGCGCAGCCCATCGCGACGGCGATGACACGGGCACGATTTCTGCGTGTGGACATGACAAATCCTCGGTTCTGGTGCGGGACCTGTGGAAGGGGAAGGGCGGGGGGTGGCGCGGGCGTCAGGCGGCCGGCGGCCAGCTGATCCACGTCTCGGGTACGCGTGCGCCGAGCCGGCGCAGTTCACGCGGGGCGAGCACCCGCGCGTCGAGCAGGGCGCGGGCCGTCATCCGGGCGACCTCGATCGCACCGGCGGGCCGGAAGTGGGTGTTGTCCTGCCGCCCGTCGGGGTAGTTGGGGGACTCGCCGGGCTCCAGCCAGTTGAAGTACGCCTCGGTGCCGTCGGGGCCGAGCTCCTGCCAGCGGGCGAGGGTGCGGGCCTGGAGGTCGAGCAGCGGGACCCGCTCCTCGGCGGCCAGGGCGCGCATCGCGGCCGGGTAGTCGCCGTGCGTCGGCCTGGCGGTGCCGTCCTCGGCGAACCTGCGCCGCTCGACCGGGGTGAGCAGCACGGGCCGGGCGCGCCGGGCGCGTGCCTCGGCGATGTACCGGCGCAGGCAGTCCTGGTAGGTCGTGTACGGGTCGGTGCCGCGCGCCGGGTCGTCCGTCTTCTCGTCGTTGTGCCCGAACTGGATCAGCAGGAGGTCGTCCGGGCGGACGTCCGGCAGCAGCGCGGCGAGCAGCCCTTCGTCGATGAAGCTCCGGGAACTGCGGCCGTTCATGGCGTGGTTGGCCACGGTGAGCCCGGGCCCGAGGAAGAACGGCAGGGCCATGCCCCAGCCCGTCTCGGGTGCGGCGTCGGCGTACTTCTGCGCGGCCGTCGAGTCGCCCGCGAGGTGCACGGTGCGGGTACGGGGGCGGGCGCCGTGCGCCGCGGCGGGAGTGGCGGCGAGCGCCAGGGGCAGTGCGGCGAGGGCGGCCGCGGTCTGTCTGCGGGTGAGTGACACGGTGGTGGTGCTGCCTCTCTCGTGGGTGGGTACGCAGGAGGGCAGGGGCGGCGGGGGGGGCGGGGCCGTCCGCACGACGGTCCCGCGCCCGGCCCCGCTGCGGGGGGCCGGATCAGCCCTTGCTCCGCTCCTTCCACTCCTTCTGGGCCGCGTTCAGCTCGTCGGCCATCTTGTCCAGGAACGCCTTGGCCGTGACCTTGCCGAGCAGCAGCTTCTGGAACTCCGGCTCGTTGTCGGCCTTGCTGATGTTGTTCCAGTCGGGCAGGTAGTACGGCAGCTGCACGATCTTGGTGGAGCCGTCGGTGAGGGCCTTCGCGGCCAGCTCGGTGGGCGCGGCCTCGCTGATCCACGGGTCCTTGGCGGCCTCGGTGTTGGCCGGGATGGCGCCCGCGGACTCGTTCCACTTGCTGTTCGCCTCGTGCGAGGCGGCGAACTCGATGAACTTCCACGCGGCCGTCTTGTTCTTGCTCGCCTTGAACAGGCCGAGGCCGTCGACCGGGTTGGAGACCTGGACGCGGGTGCCGCCGTCGCCGACCGGGTTGGGTATCCCGGCGAACTTGTCCTTGCCGAGGGCCTTCAGGTGGTCCTGGTAGGAGCCGAGGTTGTGGCTCAGCATGCCGATGGTGCCGGTGTCGAACTGGGCGACCATCTTGGTGAAGTCGTTGTTGACGTCGGCGGACGGGGTCGCCTTCTTGTAGAGGGCGACGTACTTCTCCAGCGCCGCCACGTTCTTGGGGTCGTTGAGGGTGGTCTTGTCGCCGTTCCAGAACTCGGTGATCCCGGACTGCCCGTACGCCGCGTCGACGGCCTGGGCGATGGAGCCGGCGCCGCCGCGGATGGTGTAGCCGAACTTGTTGTTCTTGGAGTCGGTCAGCTTCCCGGCCGCCTCGTAGAACTTGGCCCAGGTGGTGGGCGCTTCGAGCCCGGCCGCCTTGAAGAGGTCGGTGCGGTACCAGAGCGCGCCGTTGTTGGCGGAGGTCGGCACGGTGTACATCTCGTCGTCCCGCCCGGCCGCGTCCTTGACGCTCTCGACCATGCCCTCGACGAGCTTGCCGTTGAGCGAGGAGTCCTTGATCCGGTCGCCCAGCGGTTCCAGGGCCTCCTGCGAGACCATGTTGGCCAGGTAGGCGGTGCCGACGCCGCCGACGTCCGGCACCCCGCCGCCCGCGATGGCCGTGTCGTACTTGGACTGCACGTCGGCGATCGGGATCGGCACGTACTTCACCTTGATGTCCGGGTACTTCTTCTCGAAGTCCTGGATGATCTCCTTCCAGACGGCGGTGCGCGGACCGCCGTTGTTGTCCCAGAAGGTGATCTCGCCCTTGCCGCTGCCCTCGTCGCCGCTGCCGCTGCCGTCGTCGCCGCACGCGGTCGCCGTCAGGGCGAGCACCGCCGCGAGCGAGACGGCGGCCGCGGCGCGCCCCCGCTGCGTCTTCGAGATGTTCATGATCGGCTCTTCTCTCTCGGTTCTCTCGGGTCTCTCGGTTCGTGCGCGTGCATGGGGGGTGGTGCGCCGGACGGTGGTCCGGTTACGCGGTTACGTGGAAGCCGGTGAAGCGGGCGGTCCCGGTCGGGCCCGTCCCGGGCGGCGCGGTGGCGAACAGCCCGAGCAGCGCGCCGACCCAGCGCCACGGGGTGGCGGCGAAGACCTGTCCGGAGGGCCGGAACCCGGCCCCGTCCCCGGTGTCGGCCAGGAAGCGGCACCGGGCCCCCGCCGCCACCTCGATCCGCAGCCGCGCCGTGCCCGAGGGCGCCGGCCCGGCGTGCCCGGCGTCGCGCTCGGCGGTGGCGGTCGCCTCGGCGAACCGGTGCACCAGCAGCACCCCGCCGTCCGCCTGCCGTTCGAGCCCGATCCAGCTGAACGCGTCGCCGAGCACGGCGAACCCCGCCTTCGCCCCGGGCACCTCGCTGTCGAGGGCGAGTCCGACCTCGGCGGTGAACGTCTCGGCGGGCAGCCGCTGGACCAGTACGTGGGGCAGGAGCCGCAGGTCGTGCGCGTCCTGGGCGGGTACGCAGCTCAGCCGCAGCCCGTCCCCGGCGTGCTCGACGGTCCAGCCGGGGCGCGGGTTCGCCGTCCACTGCCACTGCCTGCCGTGGCGGCCGCCCGGGAAGCCGTCGTCGCAGGCCGGGGCCTCGACGGGCTGGGCGGGCAGGGCGGGCTTGCGGTGCGTGGCGACGGGTTCGCCGGCGTCGCCGATGACCGGCCAGCCGTCACCGTCCCAGCGCATCGGCTGGAGGTGCGTCACGCGGCCGTACGCCCCGCGCTCCTGGAAGTGCAGGAACCAGTCCT
Proteins encoded in this window:
- a CDS encoding pectate lyase family protein: MSTRRNRARVIAVAMGCASLALALSIPAQASPQPRGAKGAERAVLAKGDGWASAEGSTTGGAAATPDHVYTVHNRSELIAAFEDAGDAPKIVRIAGTVHGNADAEGNPIDCEAYQTDGYTLDKYLAAYDPGTWGREEVPSGPMEDARLASAKLQKAAVNVYVPSNTTLIGTGRDATVIGASIQIQNVSNVIVRNISFEDTYDCFPQWDPTDGDTGHWNSEYDNLVVYGSDHVWVDHNTFSDGDRPDADQPRYFNELYQQHDGLFDIVKGADLVTASWNVLKDHDKTMLLGNSDGAGATDRGKLRVTLHHNLFKDVNERAPRVRFGQVDSYNNHFVATKGSVYGYSYGIGAESHLVAEHNAFTLSGEFDRAKILKKWSESSLTAADNWVNGRRTDLIAVHNAGVPEEQLTTGAGWTPTLRNRVDHPLLVPLVVGLGAGAGRLPGA
- a CDS encoding response regulator transcription factor; protein product: MSRPVRIVLADDERMVRTALRAILDAEDGLEVVGEAATGAEAVSVVRALRPDVVLMDVRMPETDGIRATEQILATLDPAPRVLVVTTFEHDAYVYEALRAGAAGFLLKRAAAEELVQAVRLVACGDSLLFPSAVRQLAAAYGTPAPAPAPPWAARLTEREAQVLRLIAAGLTNAEIADRLAVGAATAKTHVAAVLAKTGARDRTQAVITAYESGFITPG
- a CDS encoding ABC transporter substrate-binding protein; amino-acid sequence: MNISKTQRGRAAAAVSLAAVLALTATACGDDGSGSGDEGSGKGEITFWDNNGGPRTAVWKEIIQDFEKKYPDIKVKYVPIPIADVQSKYDTAIAGGGVPDVGGVGTAYLANMVSQEALEPLGDRIKDSSLNGKLVEGMVESVKDAAGRDDEMYTVPTSANNGALWYRTDLFKAAGLEAPTTWAKFYEAAGKLTDSKNNKFGYTIRGGAGSIAQAVDAAYGQSGITEFWNGDKTTLNDPKNVAALEKYVALYKKATPSADVNNDFTKMVAQFDTGTIGMLSHNLGSYQDHLKALGKDKFAGIPNPVGDGGTRVQVSNPVDGLGLFKASKNKTAAWKFIEFAASHEANSKWNESAGAIPANTEAAKDPWISEAAPTELAAKALTDGSTKIVQLPYYLPDWNNISKADNEPEFQKLLLGKVTAKAFLDKMADELNAAQKEWKERSKG
- a CDS encoding peptidoglycan D,D-transpeptidase FtsI family protein, translated to MNKTIRRASVFCLLLVLALLGRATWVQSYQAKALADDDHNRRKIIAQYAQPLGDIIVAGSPVTGSKRTEGSDLAYKRTYKQGGLYSSVTGYSSQAYGSTQLEGIYSHVLDGTDDRLKSPLGALTGKRSAPGDVVTTIDPDVQKAASDALGDDKGAAVAIDPRSGQILGMVSSPSYDPSDISGTNDGDTWSKLLADKDKPLVNRALRQPLAPGSTFKLVVAAAALENGLYDSVDVPTKSPVPYTLPGTSTPLRNESASAPCEDASLRVALQYSCNNVFGKVAADLGQDKVRAMAEKFGFNEEKLDVPVRASKSVYPEDMDKPQTALSGIGQFEVTATPLQMAMVSAALANGGELAAPHMVSKVTDGDGGTLEDFADGDTERIVSEDTAKQLRSAMVTVVEKGTGTNARIAGAEVGGKTGTAENGVDNSNTPYAWFTSYAKSGGQEVAVAVIVEDSGSTASEVSGNGLAAPVAKKMMEAALRR
- a CDS encoding rhamnogalacturonan acetylesterase produces the protein MSLTRRQTAAALAALPLALAATPAAAHGARPRTRTVHLAGDSTAAQKYADAAPETGWGMALPFFLGPGLTVANHAMNGRSSRSFIDEGLLAALLPDVRPDDLLLIQFGHNDEKTDDPARGTDPYTTYQDCLRRYIAEARARRARPVLLTPVERRRFAEDGTARPTHGDYPAAMRALAAEERVPLLDLQARTLARWQELGPDGTEAYFNWLEPGESPNYPDGRQDNTHFRPAGAIEVARMTARALLDARVLAPRELRRLGARVPETWISWPPAA
- a CDS encoding SigE family RNA polymerase sigma factor — its product is MGTAVDDAAAEFHAFFEAHYAELARLAHLLTGEADAADDLAADALLALWHRWDRVREAGHPVAYARGVVANLARTRIRSAVRERRRIALFWAPRGGGDDGAAEGPDVPAVVDVREALRRLPFRKRACVVLRHAFDLSERDTSLVLGISVGTVKSQTSRAVAELQRLLGPETPAARVRVAVAAQRSGGER
- a CDS encoding pectinesterase family protein translates to MPTRRTALALFASSALALGTAPPAVAHGRPFGRHGSPARRPDRATLYVDARGRGDHTTVQAAVDAATGTGRTLVIAPGTYRETVDIPADRTGLTLIGASGDPRDTVIVYDNANGTPRPDSSGTYGTSGSATVTARPAGLTARDLTFANDWLRADHPDYTGTQAVALKVTGDRSAFYGCRFLGHQDTLYADSASLTDFARQYYRDCYVEGDVDFVFGRASAVLDRCHFRTLARTDLPGPPHGFVFAPSTAGADPHGFLVLRSRVTSTAPDGYFKLARPWVPSSDLTAHPMLTVRESHLGAGIDTDEPYGTMSAGFPWQEQRFAEYRNTGPGARVTVPANRPQLTASEAREHTPAAWFGDWRP